A single genomic interval of Chitinophaga sp. 180180018-3 harbors:
- a CDS encoding carboxypeptidase regulatory-like domain-containing protein, with protein MKKYTQIFHHLLIFLLCSFSFITPSQAQSSGSGISGFVYDDAKAPVEGASILVKNTGTGFSATAATDKKGYFTFRDLPVGTYDITISFIGLQTTVLKSNVLNLGDRLVLHHINLSANTQTLKEVAINSNSFNNSVDRLGTGTAITGKVMQKIPLATRNYTDLTSLSPLANGSSLAGAKGGGTGYMLDGVSNRRATFGGVTDAAFSISSETIREFEVSTNSYDVASGRGSGGVVKAITKSGTNNFSGSVWGYYGASGLAAKKDISGNKLTTKYEMFQGGALFSGPIIKDKLHFLVSYDQYQNTIPFRAYDFNFSAATQAQAEKNLGITKDNLDKIVSIMEKKFGFPVGQEYGAINIKQVTKNAFAKLDWNINSRNRLELKYNYLHFTDPNKLKGSGLLSTQYTGVEEDHALMLGLRTQFSERSYNELKVNYSTYRKFLSFLYNRVPEGFVNVTSTFSDGSTGNTTVAFGNQNWVPETDASNVVQLIDYFHYKKGNLNFLFGTDNNINFITDRLTHDQQGQFYYASIDDMNNNNPYRFNRKIPLNGNNPPVNVPLIELGFFAQMETNLRPNLSLAVGLRWDGNIIAHKPTFNQQLYNDLGVRTDVVPFDWKNFQPRVNIIWDVNNDGGDVVKWGAGLFASELTTQPLTFAHIDNGVDYRQVDIRSNVPVPDWQAYQQDFSKVPGVDYYNSLPTKQPATVLVMDKNLKIPMTFKTNLSYYHYFNSWFRMGANLYFNNTWNNFYLYDLNLKRKPEFVTNEGREVYVPASTLSNNTSTSYLPVLANSRVSANFNQVRYFTNTSWASKYFGAMVEAAVQLKKDGSFSLSYARGKATGTPPYDAGDPRNGNFAVGGSYWDYASYGKNWYSDGDQPHKIVALLLSPSFHGFSVNSSFQAYQNSRYSVYVNKDVIGEGNDGTNLAYIFDPNDAKTPANIRTDMQTLLQKTSPEYRKFLESNYGKFAPYNGGVQPWRTQWNLSLIQEVKLKGTNKLTFRCDIYNVLNLLSYKWGGYSQIVNTNLYNVTGFDQATQSYTYKVNTNAGAKVKTAGSNYYSIQFGMKYSF; from the coding sequence ATGAAGAAATACACACAGATATTCCATCATCTGCTTATTTTCCTGCTTTGTTCTTTTAGTTTTATTACGCCCTCCCAGGCACAGTCGTCCGGCTCCGGTATCAGCGGATTTGTTTATGACGACGCTAAAGCTCCGGTAGAAGGCGCCAGCATACTTGTGAAGAATACAGGTACCGGCTTTTCCGCTACTGCGGCTACAGATAAAAAAGGGTACTTTACCTTCCGGGACCTGCCCGTAGGTACTTATGATATTACCATCTCTTTTATAGGACTGCAAACTACTGTGCTGAAAAGCAACGTCCTGAACCTGGGCGACAGGCTGGTGCTGCATCATATAAATCTCAGTGCCAATACGCAGACACTCAAAGAAGTAGCGATCAATTCCAATAGCTTTAATAATAGCGTCGACAGGTTGGGTACTGGTACTGCTATTACGGGTAAGGTGATGCAGAAAATTCCGCTCGCCACCCGTAACTATACCGATCTGACCAGCTTATCGCCACTGGCCAACGGAAGTTCTCTGGCTGGCGCAAAGGGCGGTGGTACCGGTTATATGCTGGACGGGGTGAGCAACAGAAGGGCTACCTTCGGTGGCGTAACTGATGCCGCCTTCTCTATTTCATCTGAAACAATCAGGGAGTTTGAAGTATCAACCAACTCCTATGACGTAGCGTCGGGCCGTGGTTCCGGCGGTGTGGTAAAGGCCATCACCAAGTCGGGTACCAATAATTTCTCCGGTTCCGTTTGGGGCTATTATGGCGCCAGTGGCCTGGCTGCAAAGAAAGACATAAGCGGTAACAAACTCACTACAAAGTACGAAATGTTCCAGGGTGGTGCCTTGTTCAGCGGGCCGATTATTAAAGACAAACTGCACTTCCTGGTATCTTACGATCAGTATCAGAATACTATTCCTTTCCGGGCATACGACTTTAATTTTAGCGCTGCTACCCAGGCACAGGCAGAAAAGAACCTGGGTATCACCAAAGATAACCTCGACAAAATCGTATCCATCATGGAGAAGAAGTTCGGGTTTCCGGTAGGACAGGAGTACGGGGCTATCAATATCAAACAGGTAACGAAGAACGCCTTCGCAAAACTCGACTGGAACATCAACAGCCGGAACCGCCTGGAACTGAAGTACAATTACCTGCACTTCACCGATCCGAATAAACTGAAAGGCAGCGGCTTATTGTCGACCCAGTATACCGGTGTGGAAGAAGATCATGCCCTGATGCTCGGCCTGAGAACGCAGTTCTCCGAAAGGTCTTACAACGAACTTAAAGTTAACTACAGCACTTACCGCAAGTTCCTGAGCTTCCTGTACAATCGCGTGCCGGAAGGCTTTGTGAACGTGACGTCTACCTTCAGCGATGGTTCTACCGGTAACACCACAGTGGCATTTGGTAACCAGAACTGGGTACCGGAAACAGATGCCTCGAACGTAGTGCAGCTGATAGATTATTTCCATTATAAGAAAGGTAACCTGAACTTCCTTTTTGGAACGGATAACAACATCAACTTTATCACTGACCGTCTGACTCACGATCAGCAGGGACAATTCTATTATGCGAGCATCGACGATATGAACAACAATAACCCATATCGTTTTAACCGCAAGATACCCCTGAACGGCAATAACCCTCCGGTGAATGTACCCTTGATTGAACTGGGTTTCTTTGCGCAGATGGAAACAAATCTCCGGCCTAACCTGAGTCTGGCTGTAGGTTTGAGATGGGATGGAAACATCATTGCACACAAGCCTACCTTCAATCAGCAGTTGTATAACGACCTGGGTGTAAGAACTGACGTGGTGCCTTTCGATTGGAAAAACTTCCAGCCCCGCGTGAACATTATCTGGGATGTGAATAATGATGGCGGTGATGTGGTGAAATGGGGCGCCGGCTTGTTTGCATCCGAGCTGACAACACAGCCGCTGACTTTTGCACATATTGATAATGGGGTAGATTACAGACAGGTAGATATCCGCAGCAACGTACCTGTACCTGATTGGCAGGCCTATCAGCAAGACTTTAGCAAGGTACCGGGTGTGGATTACTACAACTCATTACCTACTAAACAGCCTGCCACCGTACTGGTGATGGATAAGAACCTGAAGATCCCGATGACCTTCAAAACCAATCTTAGCTACTACCATTACTTCAACAGCTGGTTCCGTATGGGAGCTAACCTGTATTTCAACAATACATGGAATAACTTTTATCTCTACGATCTTAACCTGAAACGCAAACCGGAGTTTGTTACCAATGAGGGCCGTGAAGTATATGTACCAGCCAGTACGCTGTCGAATAATACTTCTACGAGCTACCTTCCGGTGCTGGCTAATTCCAGGGTATCTGCCAATTTCAACCAGGTACGTTATTTCACCAACACCAGCTGGGCGTCTAAATACTTCGGCGCCATGGTGGAGGCTGCCGTACAGCTGAAGAAAGATGGTTCGTTTAGCCTTTCCTATGCAAGAGGTAAAGCTACCGGAACACCTCCGTATGATGCCGGAGACCCGCGCAATGGTAATTTTGCAGTGGGCGGTTCTTATTGGGATTACGCCTCCTACGGTAAAAACTGGTACAGCGATGGCGACCAGCCGCATAAGATCGTTGCCCTGCTGCTGAGCCCCAGTTTCCATGGCTTCTCTGTCAACTCTTCCTTCCAGGCCTACCAGAACTCACGTTATAGTGTATACGTTAATAAGGATGTAATCGGGGAAGGCAACGATGGTACTAACCTCGCCTATATCTTCGATCCGAATGATGCTAAAACACCAGCCAATATCCGTACAGATATGCAGACCCTCCTGCAGAAAACAAGTCCGGAATACCGTAAGTTCCTGGAAAGCAACTACGGAAAGTTCGCTCCTTACAATGGAGGCGTACAACCCTGGCGTACCCAGTGGAACCTCAGCCTGATTCAGGAAGTAAAACTGAAAGGCACCAACAAGCTGACCTTCCGCTGCGATATCTATAACGTGTTGAACCTGCTCAGCTACAAGTGGGGTGGATATTCACAGATCGTCAATACAAATCTTTACAACGTAACTGGCTTCGACCAGGCTACCCAGTCGTATACTTATAAGGTAAATACCAATGCTGGCGCCAAAGTGAAGACAGCAGGAAGCAATTATTACTCCATCCAGTTTGGAATGAAGTATAGCTTTTAG
- a CDS encoding DUF190 domain-containing protein — translation MLQAQIFIDKDDLHGTQPLFEFIMQFLLLNNVRGATAYKGVMGFGVNQQMKRPNEIFSFDDPPMMITFIDDDAKVTDVLRQLRAAYKGGFIITHHVDQFEA, via the coding sequence ATGTTGCAAGCACAAATTTTTATCGACAAGGATGATTTGCATGGCACTCAGCCATTGTTTGAGTTCATCATGCAATTCCTGTTACTTAACAATGTCCGTGGAGCAACCGCCTACAAAGGCGTAATGGGGTTTGGTGTGAACCAGCAGATGAAGCGGCCGAACGAAATCTTTTCTTTTGATGATCCTCCCATGATGATCACATTTATTGACGACGACGCTAAAGTTACTGACGTACTCCGGCAGCTGAGAGCGGCTTATAAAGGAGGATTTATTATCACCCATCACGTAGATCAATTTGAAGCATGA
- a CDS encoding efflux RND transporter periplasmic adaptor subunit — MRKFVFGLFIAGTACTVISCGSHEEKKPAAASGKVVVEDSGRVIKLPPDSITTHYFKTALISQGDLNAELTAPARVAATVVRSKENAAQNIVLFDNPELTANYTELLQHIINIREKGNIIRQKKAITSQKQIELARFQDLAEHGAGTGKDVSDAKTDLISAQTEAAIAETDLANERTSIIEHEAKLKLAGFDPQALVNAPMEKTWIICEMPENQITKVKEGSTCKLQFTSYPGETFTGTIENIGDVVDNITRMVKLRIGISDTQHKLRAGMFATVKFGVSEGNSISVPKAALVTVQGKSFVFVRKDAQTFLRTPVLTGLQVNDQVIIYNGLQPGQEVVVEGAMQLKGISFGY; from the coding sequence ATGAGAAAATTCGTCTTTGGCTTATTCATTGCTGGCACAGCCTGTACAGTAATATCCTGTGGTTCCCACGAGGAGAAAAAACCGGCAGCGGCGTCCGGCAAAGTTGTTGTGGAAGACAGCGGCCGGGTGATTAAACTGCCGCCCGACAGTATCACTACGCACTACTTTAAGACAGCGCTTATTTCACAGGGCGACCTGAATGCAGAGCTGACAGCTCCTGCACGTGTAGCCGCTACCGTTGTACGGTCGAAGGAAAACGCGGCGCAAAACATCGTATTATTCGACAATCCGGAACTCACCGCCAACTATACTGAGCTGCTGCAACATATTATCAACATCCGGGAAAAAGGTAATATCATCCGTCAGAAGAAAGCTATCACCAGCCAGAAACAAATAGAGCTGGCCCGTTTCCAGGATCTGGCCGAACATGGTGCAGGTACCGGTAAGGATGTATCCGATGCCAAAACAGATCTTATCAGCGCACAAACGGAAGCGGCCATTGCCGAAACTGACCTGGCCAATGAAAGAACTTCCATCATCGAGCACGAAGCCAAACTGAAACTCGCCGGTTTTGATCCGCAGGCACTCGTAAACGCGCCCATGGAGAAAACCTGGATCATCTGCGAGATGCCGGAAAACCAGATCACCAAAGTAAAAGAAGGCAGCACCTGCAAATTGCAGTTCACCTCCTATCCTGGCGAAACATTTACCGGCACCATCGAAAACATCGGTGATGTGGTAGACAATATCACCCGTATGGTGAAATTACGTATAGGCATTTCCGATACACAGCACAAACTGCGGGCGGGTATGTTCGCTACCGTGAAGTTTGGTGTAAGCGAAGGCAACAGCATCTCTGTGCCAAAGGCCGCGTTGGTGACCGTACAGGGCAAGAGCTTTGTGTTTGTCAGGAAAGATGCACAAACATTCCTGCGTACGCCTGTGCTGACAGGCCTGCAGGTCAACGACCAGGTAATCATTTATAACGGACTGCAGCCGGGCCAGGAAGTAGTGGTAGAAGGCGCCATGCAGTTAAAAGGAATTTCATTCGGATACTAA
- a CDS encoding CusA/CzcA family heavy metal efflux RND transporter produces MIRNILIFSLRNRWAVIIGAIVLSAIGYWCFTQLKIEAYPDIADTNVIIVAPYDGRAAEEVEQQVTIPIERALNNVPRVLDRRSRTIFGLSVVQLTFQDGTDDYFARQQVIERLSSVQLPPGVAPELAPLTTAVGEIYRYVVEGPANYTPMQLRDLQDWVIRPAILQVPGIADVTNFGGPMKQFHILTSPDKLRKYNLTLQSVMDAVQKNNQNTGGNVIERGGQGFAVRGLGAVKSEKDLREIVLTAVNGVPVYVKDVATVETAPPPPSGVLGYSIPDESIDKIGSPEGIILLRRGENPSEVLKALKKKMELISDTELPEGVKLRVLYDRSFLIDHSLETVSHTLFMGVSIVVIILVFFLGSVRSALVVTATIPFSLLFAFILMRLTGIPANLLSLGAIDFGIIVDGACVMAEHLIRRYRNATDQEKQNGIVAITLAAAQEVGREIFFSVTIIILAYTPILMMTRVEGKLFSPMALTLAFAVIGAMICSLTLIPVLISFAYKKALSTDKPMKAHKNVVLDFLEHTYKQSLNFFLRFHKQTVIGAAVMIVVLVGLAGKLGTEFLPELDEGSIFMRSFLPAGVTIQENAKIAPKIREVIAKYPPVRYVITQSGRNDDGTDPFPANRTEILVGLKDYKLWSDTISKKDLVRRIQQDLERNIPGASFNSGQPIIDQVMEIVTGSAADLAISVVGDDLTMMRAKADSIALIVKATQGSASVNIEQEGTQAQLAININRENAARFGINVSDIQAMIEAAIGGKPIGTLYDGTKRYDIVIRYLPENRATVEAIRNLQIPSATGALIPMEQLADIQFIDGQTNIYRIDGKRMVTVRTNVRGRDQGSFVAELQEKIGKQVHVPKGYDIIYGGQYENLERAGKQLSLTIPLTIVIVFVFLFMLFKSMKHTFVTMSCILVALAGGITALFLRGYHFNVSAGVGFVSIFGISVMAGVLLVSALNREMYKSPLTVRASVQKVAVDQFKAIMMMLMVAIIGLVPAALSTGIGSDVQRPLATVIIGGLTFTLLFTPVVIPPLYYWVEKKKQNN; encoded by the coding sequence ATGATCCGTAACATTCTTATATTTTCATTACGCAACCGCTGGGCCGTTATTATCGGGGCCATCGTATTATCTGCGATTGGCTACTGGTGCTTTACGCAGCTGAAGATTGAAGCTTACCCCGACATTGCGGATACCAACGTTATCATTGTTGCTCCTTACGACGGACGTGCAGCAGAAGAAGTAGAACAACAGGTGACCATTCCTATTGAACGGGCCCTGAACAATGTGCCCCGGGTACTCGACAGGAGAAGCCGTACCATATTCGGCTTATCTGTAGTGCAACTGACCTTCCAGGACGGAACAGACGATTACTTTGCCCGCCAGCAGGTGATCGAACGTTTATCGTCTGTACAGCTGCCTCCGGGCGTTGCCCCGGAACTGGCGCCACTCACTACAGCAGTAGGGGAAATTTACCGTTATGTAGTAGAAGGGCCGGCTAATTATACACCCATGCAACTCAGGGATCTGCAGGACTGGGTGATACGCCCCGCCATATTGCAGGTGCCTGGTATCGCCGATGTTACCAACTTCGGCGGCCCCATGAAGCAATTCCACATTCTCACATCTCCCGATAAACTCCGCAAATACAATCTGACACTGCAATCTGTTATGGATGCAGTGCAGAAGAATAATCAGAACACCGGAGGAAACGTGATAGAAAGAGGTGGACAGGGCTTCGCCGTACGTGGACTGGGAGCCGTTAAATCAGAAAAAGACCTGCGTGAAATTGTATTGACCGCCGTTAACGGTGTACCGGTATATGTAAAAGATGTGGCCACCGTGGAAACAGCGCCACCGCCTCCATCAGGCGTGCTGGGCTATTCGATACCGGACGAAAGCATCGACAAAATCGGGTCGCCGGAAGGCATTATTCTGCTGCGTCGTGGAGAAAATCCCAGTGAAGTGCTGAAAGCACTGAAGAAAAAAATGGAACTGATCAGCGACACGGAGCTGCCGGAAGGCGTGAAACTCCGCGTGCTATATGATCGCAGCTTCCTGATCGATCACTCGCTCGAAACGGTATCGCATACACTCTTTATGGGTGTGAGCATTGTAGTTATCATACTCGTGTTCTTCCTCGGCAGTGTGCGTTCTGCCCTCGTGGTAACGGCCACCATTCCGTTTTCGTTGCTGTTTGCATTTATACTGATGAGGCTGACCGGCATTCCGGCTAACCTCTTGTCGCTGGGCGCCATCGACTTCGGTATCATCGTAGACGGCGCCTGCGTAATGGCGGAACATCTGATCAGACGTTACCGCAATGCTACCGATCAGGAAAAACAAAACGGCATAGTAGCCATCACACTGGCCGCAGCGCAGGAAGTAGGCAGGGAGATCTTCTTCTCGGTAACCATTATTATACTCGCTTATACTCCCATCCTCATGATGACAAGGGTTGAAGGAAAGCTCTTCTCCCCTATGGCGCTGACGCTGGCCTTCGCCGTAATTGGCGCGATGATCTGCTCACTCACGCTGATTCCGGTGCTGATTTCTTTTGCGTACAAAAAGGCACTGTCGACCGACAAGCCCATGAAAGCGCATAAAAATGTAGTGTTGGATTTCCTGGAACATACCTACAAACAATCACTCAACTTCTTCCTGCGTTTTCACAAGCAAACCGTTATCGGCGCAGCAGTGATGATAGTTGTGCTGGTTGGGTTAGCCGGAAAATTAGGTACAGAATTCCTTCCCGAGCTGGATGAAGGTTCCATCTTCATGCGCTCCTTCCTCCCGGCAGGTGTTACCATACAGGAGAATGCGAAAATTGCTCCGAAGATCCGCGAAGTGATTGCCAAATATCCGCCTGTCAGATATGTGATCACCCAATCCGGCCGCAACGACGATGGTACGGATCCTTTCCCTGCCAACCGTACGGAAATACTGGTGGGCCTGAAAGACTACAAGCTCTGGAGCGATACGATTTCCAAGAAAGACCTGGTACGCCGGATACAACAGGATCTGGAAAGAAATATACCTGGTGCATCCTTTAACTCCGGCCAGCCTATCATCGACCAGGTGATGGAGATTGTGACAGGAAGTGCGGCGGACCTGGCCATATCTGTGGTAGGCGACGATCTGACGATGATGCGTGCCAAAGCCGACAGCATAGCGCTCATCGTAAAGGCAACACAAGGTTCTGCCTCTGTGAATATTGAACAGGAAGGCACACAGGCGCAGCTGGCCATCAATATCAATCGTGAGAATGCCGCCCGCTTTGGTATCAATGTAAGCGACATACAGGCTATGATAGAAGCGGCTATCGGGGGAAAACCAATAGGCACCCTGTATGATGGCACCAAACGATACGACATCGTCATTCGTTACCTGCCTGAGAACAGGGCAACGGTAGAGGCTATACGTAATCTGCAGATTCCTTCTGCTACCGGGGCGTTGATCCCGATGGAACAGCTGGCAGATATACAGTTCATAGACGGGCAAACGAATATCTATCGTATAGATGGAAAGCGAATGGTTACCGTACGCACCAACGTACGCGGAAGAGACCAGGGATCTTTTGTGGCAGAGCTACAGGAGAAAATCGGCAAGCAGGTACATGTGCCCAAGGGATATGATATTATCTACGGCGGACAGTATGAAAACCTGGAGCGCGCCGGCAAACAGCTGTCGCTCACCATTCCGCTCACGATAGTGATTGTATTTGTATTCCTCTTCATGTTATTCAAAAGCATGAAACATACTTTTGTAACGATGAGCTGTATACTGGTAGCCCTTGCAGGCGGTATTACCGCGCTGTTCCTGAGAGGTTATCACTTCAACGTATCGGCGGGTGTTGGTTTTGTATCTATCTTTGGTATATCTGTAATGGCAGGTGTATTGCTGGTATCGGCATTAAACAGGGAAATGTATAAGTCGCCCCTGACGGTGAGAGCCTCTGTACAAAAAGTGGCGGTAGACCAGTTCAAAGCCATCATGATGATGCTGATGGTAGCCATCATAGGACTGGTACCAGCCGCACTCAGCACCGGTATTGGTTCTGACGTACAAAGGCCACTGGCCACTGTAATCATAGGAGGATTAACCTTTACGCTGTTGTTTACACCGGTAGTAATACCG
- a CDS encoding TolC family protein produces MRKVVYPIILLMLGVPTVLCAQSNMTLQGALHSARSNSPFLKPASLNASIAKADVITAGLRPNLVLNNQTLQLLDASKFAPDTKSYNPHNRQVWWQLTKQFQPPRQRRLKQEYATGNVTIAEKGYSDTERNVLADAGNKWLDVWYNKVNLNLIEEATANIDTLVKTQEIRLKNQVISSSELARTQLLMEQYQLQYKSAEQTYKNELQNLRLLTGAPDNLSIDDQDPVISLQMIQELDSMVHLSLSQRPDVQQAQASIATAKSNISLQRSLARPSTEAGVIWNPQNTVPYMGFFGTIELPIFSRNQGEIRKSRILLQQSEQSLAALQQQVVTEVQATWRSYQVNRENVDKYNSILKKSETVLQSVRYAYTKGGTTIIDFLEAQRTWFETQKMYYDALYAYRKSYIQLLQVTGLINQL; encoded by the coding sequence ATGCGAAAAGTTGTGTATCCGATTATTTTACTCATGCTGGGTGTGCCGACGGTTTTGTGTGCGCAGTCCAATATGACCTTACAGGGGGCGCTTCATTCGGCCCGGAGCAACAGCCCGTTTCTGAAGCCGGCGAGCCTGAATGCTTCCATAGCAAAGGCCGACGTGATAACAGCGGGATTGCGGCCCAACCTGGTGCTGAACAACCAAACCCTGCAGCTGCTGGATGCTTCGAAATTTGCACCAGATACAAAGTCCTACAATCCGCATAACCGCCAGGTGTGGTGGCAGCTGACCAAGCAATTCCAGCCACCCCGTCAGCGCAGGCTGAAACAGGAATATGCCACCGGGAATGTCACCATTGCAGAAAAAGGCTATAGTGATACCGAACGGAACGTGCTGGCCGATGCGGGCAATAAATGGCTGGATGTATGGTATAATAAAGTAAACCTGAACCTGATCGAAGAGGCCACTGCCAATATCGATACGCTGGTGAAGACCCAGGAAATCCGTTTGAAAAACCAGGTGATCAGTTCCAGCGAGCTGGCCAGAACCCAGCTGCTGATGGAACAATACCAACTCCAGTACAAGAGCGCGGAACAGACTTATAAAAATGAGCTGCAAAACCTGCGATTGCTGACCGGTGCGCCGGACAACCTTTCCATCGATGATCAGGATCCGGTTATTAGTCTTCAGATGATCCAGGAGCTGGACAGTATGGTCCACCTATCCCTGTCGCAGCGCCCGGATGTACAACAGGCGCAGGCCAGCATTGCTACTGCGAAAAGCAATATCTCACTGCAACGCTCTCTGGCCCGGCCTTCCACAGAAGCCGGTGTAATCTGGAACCCGCAGAACACCGTACCGTACATGGGATTTTTTGGTACCATTGAATTGCCCATCTTCAGCCGCAACCAGGGTGAAATCAGAAAGTCAAGGATATTGCTGCAGCAATCGGAGCAATCACTGGCGGCCCTGCAACAACAAGTAGTAACTGAAGTACAGGCCACCTGGCGCTCTTACCAGGTGAACAGGGAGAATGTAGACAAATACAACAGTATCCTGAAAAAATCTGAGACGGTATTGCAATCTGTCAGGTACGCCTATACGAAAGGAGGCACTACCATCATCGATTTCCTGGAAGCACAGCGGACGTGGTTCGAGACGCAGAAAATGTACTACGATGCCCTGTATGCCTACCGCAAGAGTTATATACAATTATTACAAGTAACCGGATTGATTAATCAACTATAA